In Mucilaginibacter boryungensis, a single window of DNA contains:
- a CDS encoding MarR family winged helix-turn-helix transcriptional regulator: MKDTVQQADKVSALGSRFSDAIIILHETIARKAGLSGTEHKYLTMLIKKGAMTAGELAKQTGLTTGAITGLVDRLEAKGLVKRAFDKTDRRKIIIVPELDKITALLTPLFSNLQSKMMQLIATLSERDKQVIEQYLLATIGVMEEATQSLNDK; the protein is encoded by the coding sequence ATGAAGGATACAGTACAACAAGCAGATAAAGTAAGCGCCCTGGGGAGCCGCTTTTCCGATGCCATCATCATTTTACATGAAACGATAGCCCGTAAAGCTGGCTTGTCTGGCACCGAGCATAAATACTTAACCATGCTGATAAAAAAAGGTGCTATGACCGCCGGCGAACTGGCCAAACAAACTGGTTTAACCACGGGCGCAATAACCGGATTGGTAGACCGGCTGGAAGCCAAAGGTTTGGTAAAACGTGCTTTTGATAAAACTGACCGCCGCAAAATTATCATTGTACCGGAACTGGATAAGATCACCGCACTGCTGACGCCATTATTCAGCAACCTGCAAAGCAAAATGATGCAGTTAATAGCAACCCTGAGCGAACGCGACAAACAGGTTATTGAACAGTACCTGTTAGCCACTATTGGTGTAATGGAAGAAGCAACTCAAAGTTTAAACGATAAATAA
- a CDS encoding APC family permease → MSIIPRLNRFDLTMIVISLVIGMGIFANPSEVAVRAGSTWIFFGAWLFGGLVTLCGALTFAEIGARYPHTGGFYKVFSYCYHPAFAFMINWVLVISNAASVAVVAIIGANYINPVLLPPDWQSPLYVQIVAVVSVLILYALAFLGIKVSARTQNLLTLFKVLAILVLCGAVFMHDDTHMIVKGLPNNGNIITALGLSLVPIFFTYGGYQQTINFGGDIIEPKRNIPKAIGVGIGVVIFLYLSINFTYYKVLGLGGLQQTTTLAATMAGVIFGSIGSKIASVLMFVSVLAYINVNVMSNPRVYYAMSEDGILPYIFRKVNPKTQVQEFGVTFFVLCILVVLFFADSFRKMLDYVMFFDTIGLSLAALSIFILRKRTKQLDGTGIYTIKWFPLVPVIFILSYWFVTLNIFWANPGAAFVCLGVFALGLAIYYLSVYLNKGKIPTK, encoded by the coding sequence ATGAGTATCATCCCACGACTTAACCGGTTCGACCTGACCATGATCGTTATCAGCCTGGTGATAGGCATGGGTATTTTTGCTAACCCCAGCGAGGTGGCCGTACGGGCGGGCAGCACCTGGATATTCTTCGGCGCCTGGTTATTCGGCGGGCTGGTTACCCTGTGCGGGGCGCTCACCTTTGCCGAGATTGGCGCACGCTATCCGCACACAGGCGGTTTTTATAAGGTATTTTCATATTGCTATCATCCCGCCTTCGCATTTATGATCAATTGGGTACTGGTTATCAGTAACGCAGCATCGGTAGCTGTGGTGGCCATTATCGGTGCCAATTATATTAACCCGGTATTACTGCCCCCCGATTGGCAATCGCCGTTATATGTACAAATAGTAGCGGTAGTATCGGTATTGATCCTTTATGCCCTGGCATTTTTAGGCATAAAAGTTAGCGCCCGCACCCAAAACCTGTTAACATTATTTAAAGTGCTGGCCATTTTGGTTTTATGCGGCGCCGTTTTTATGCACGATGATACGCACATGATAGTGAAAGGATTACCTAATAACGGTAACATCATCACCGCCCTCGGTTTAAGCTTAGTACCTATATTTTTTACCTATGGCGGCTATCAGCAAACCATCAACTTTGGCGGCGATATTATTGAACCTAAACGTAATATCCCTAAGGCTATTGGCGTGGGTATTGGGGTAGTTATCTTTCTTTACCTGTCTATCAATTTTACTTACTATAAAGTGTTAGGGTTGGGTGGCTTGCAGCAAACCACTACGCTGGCGGCTACTATGGCTGGTGTTATTTTTGGTAGTATTGGCTCAAAAATAGCTTCTGTCCTGATGTTTGTTTCGGTGCTGGCTTATATCAATGTGAACGTAATGAGCAACCCGCGGGTATATTACGCCATGAGTGAGGACGGTATCCTGCCCTATATTTTCCGCAAGGTGAACCCTAAAACACAGGTGCAGGAATTTGGCGTTACCTTTTTTGTACTGTGCATATTGGTGGTACTGTTTTTTGCCGATAGCTTCCGCAAGATGCTGGATTATGTAATGTTTTTTGATACCATAGGCTTATCGCTGGCGGCGCTATCCATCTTCATCCTGCGCAAGCGTACCAAGCAACTAGATGGCACGGGCATTTACACTATTAAATGGTTCCCGCTGGTGCCTGTCATCTTTATCCTCTCCTATTGGTTTGTTACTTTGAATATTTTTTGGGCTAACCCGGGTGCGGCTTTTGTTTGCCTGGGGGTTTTTGCTTTGGGGTTAGCTATTTATTACCTGAGTGTTTATTTGAATAAAGGGAAGATCCCGACGAAATAA
- a CDS encoding RNA polymerase sigma factor, whose translation MDTLNDNAIMLKVKAGDLDRMGLLFQRYHRQLYGFLYHMTYQREAAEDMVQQVFYKMLKYRHNFTGSGEFIHWMYAIARNVLKDQGKRKKLAMAASSVEDMADWIPGSTNIEEQLERKQAAQGLQQAMGRLSEDEREILSLSRFQELKHQEIAQILNISEGAVKVRVHRAMCQLKEIYTKVER comes from the coding sequence TTGGATACGCTGAATGATAACGCGATCATGCTAAAAGTAAAAGCCGGCGACCTGGACCGGATGGGGCTGCTTTTCCAGCGCTACCATCGCCAGTTGTACGGTTTCCTTTACCACATGACCTACCAGCGCGAGGCCGCCGAGGATATGGTGCAACAGGTATTTTATAAAATGCTGAAATACCGGCACAATTTTACCGGCAGCGGCGAATTTATCCACTGGATGTATGCCATTGCCCGCAATGTGCTAAAAGACCAGGGTAAACGCAAAAAACTGGCCATGGCAGCCAGCAGTGTTGAGGACATGGCCGACTGGATACCCGGCAGCACCAATATAGAGGAGCAGCTGGAAAGGAAGCAGGCAGCGCAGGGTTTGCAGCAAGCCATGGGCAGGTTAAGTGAAGATGAAAGGGAGATACTATCATTAAGCCGTTTCCAGGAGTTAAAACACCAGGAAATTGCACAGATATTGAATATAAGCGAGGGCGCGGTTAAGGTGCGGGTGCACCGGGCCATGTGCCAGCTAAAAGAGATTTATACCAAAGTTGAACGTTAA
- a CDS encoding RNA polymerase sigma factor produces MNLTKAQAEKLVKGCINNDRTAQEALYKLFHGEMLRVCYTYLSAEALAKEAFNTGFLKVFQSINNFDAEKGELGGWIRKIMIYTAIDLCRKELKFNNLISPVQDDDDQFIAPHILDKLYFEDILQHIRTLPAATQTVFNLSVMDGFSHKEIGEQLNISEGTSRWHLAEAKRQLREWLQPAGQSANQPKERSGKQQ; encoded by the coding sequence ATGAATCTTACCAAAGCACAAGCTGAAAAACTGGTAAAGGGGTGTATAAATAACGACCGAACAGCGCAAGAAGCCTTGTACAAGCTTTTTCATGGCGAAATGCTGCGTGTATGCTACACTTATTTGTCTGCTGAAGCATTGGCTAAAGAAGCTTTTAATACCGGTTTTTTAAAAGTATTTCAATCCATTAATAATTTTGATGCCGAAAAAGGGGAATTAGGAGGGTGGATAAGAAAGATAATGATCTACACAGCTATTGACTTGTGCCGGAAAGAACTAAAATTTAACAACCTGATCAGTCCGGTGCAGGATGACGATGATCAGTTTATTGCACCTCATATTTTAGATAAGCTTTATTTTGAAGATATACTTCAGCACATCCGCACACTGCCTGCTGCAACCCAAACAGTATTCAACTTATCGGTGATGGATGGCTTTTCGCACAAGGAAATAGGTGAGCAACTGAATATAAGCGAGGGGACATCGCGCTGGCATTTAGCCGAAGCTAAAAGACAATTAAGGGAATGGCTGCAACCAGCCGGACAATCTGCCAATCAGCCTAAGGAAAGGAGTGGAAAACAGCAATGA
- a CDS encoding DUF4350 domain-containing protein, which translates to MKNLFKLTALVAISAVPFMLKAQTVTLDYYFNHEVHKTKEGAVERFHYLWEEKDLNGYSNWGDAFVAAGAKIKSLDAAPTVDNLKGTDIYIIVDPDTKKESPNPNYIMPKDVEQIEKFVKAGGVLVMMANDSANVELPHFNTLAAKFGMHFTDDLNNHVLGNKIESGTMMVEGNPLFPTAKKIYMKDICGIALTGPAKPLLKNGDAVVIATAKYGKGTVFAVADPWLYNEYTNGHLPAGYDNDKAIVDVTQWLLKQVKK; encoded by the coding sequence ATGAAAAACCTGTTTAAACTAACCGCATTAGTAGCTATATCGGCAGTGCCTTTTATGCTAAAAGCGCAAACTGTTACGCTTGATTATTACTTCAATCACGAGGTGCACAAAACCAAAGAAGGCGCTGTAGAACGCTTCCATTACCTATGGGAAGAGAAAGACCTGAACGGCTATTCTAATTGGGGTGACGCTTTTGTGGCGGCTGGGGCCAAAATAAAGTCGCTGGATGCCGCGCCTACGGTTGATAATTTGAAAGGAACGGATATTTATATTATTGTAGACCCCGATACTAAAAAAGAAAGCCCGAACCCTAACTATATTATGCCCAAAGATGTTGAACAGATTGAAAAATTTGTGAAAGCAGGCGGCGTATTAGTAATGATGGCTAACGATAGCGCCAATGTGGAATTACCGCACTTTAATACCCTGGCGGCCAAATTCGGCATGCACTTTACCGATGATTTGAATAACCACGTGCTGGGCAACAAAATTGAAAGCGGTACTATGATGGTTGAAGGTAACCCGCTGTTCCCGACAGCTAAAAAGATATACATGAAAGACATCTGTGGCATCGCATTAACTGGGCCCGCAAAACCATTATTAAAAAATGGCGACGCGGTAGTTATCGCGACAGCCAAATATGGCAAAGGCACCGTCTTCGCTGTAGCCGACCCATGGCTGTATAACGAATATACCAACGGCCACCTGCCGGCAGGTTATGATAATGATAAAGCTATTGTTGATGTAACCCAATGGCTGCTAAAACAGGTGAAGAAGTAA
- a CDS encoding peroxiredoxin family protein — protein MLTTTINTSKYPFFDLSEIVPEADIAFKPYKPLKPVRTGNYLPNFTLQNTYTRWQHFFNGAETHGAILLKQLLSKPLVISFYSPQWQQHGLDQLKQLNAIQAEIKANGGNLLIITAEKQDSLEKLVWENNLSLNFYFDAAHEIAQTLRIYSDADPVWNRFSGIDINVPLPATYVLDAARQVVYSHAEFETALSNRDVISAVYNASLAGNLKRSA, from the coding sequence ATGTTAACTACCACCATTAACACCAGTAAATACCCATTTTTCGACCTTTCAGAAATTGTGCCCGAGGCCGATATTGCGTTTAAGCCATATAAGCCCCTGAAGCCGGTACGCACCGGGAATTACCTGCCCAATTTTACTTTGCAAAATACCTATACCCGCTGGCAGCACTTTTTTAATGGTGCCGAAACACACGGCGCCATCCTTTTAAAGCAATTGCTGAGCAAGCCGCTGGTAATAAGTTTTTATTCGCCACAGTGGCAGCAGCATGGTTTAGATCAATTAAAGCAGTTGAATGCTATCCAGGCGGAAATTAAGGCAAATGGCGGCAACTTGCTCATTATCACTGCAGAAAAGCAGGATAGCCTTGAAAAACTGGTTTGGGAAAACAACCTGTCGCTTAATTTCTATTTCGATGCGGCGCATGAAATTGCCCAAACCCTGCGGATATACAGCGATGCAGACCCGGTATGGAATAGGTTTTCGGGTATTGATATTAATGTGCCGCTACCGGCCACTTATGTATTGGATGCAGCGCGCCAGGTGGTTTACAGTCATGCAGAGTTTGAAACTGCATTATCAAATCGTGATGTTATCTCGGCAGTATATAACGCCAGCTTAGCGGGGAATTTGAAAAGGTCGGCATAA
- a CDS encoding peroxiredoxin, with the protein MSLRLGDDAPNFKAKTSQGEIDFYEFLGDSWGVLFSHPADYTPVCTTELGRTAALKEEFAKRNVKVAALSVDSAESHQGWIKDINETQDVEVTFPIIADEDRKIAEAYDMIHPNASLNATVRSLFIIGPDKKIKLIITYPASTGRNFNEILRVIDSLQLTAYHSVATPADWKDGEDVVVLPSIKTEDIPAKFPKGHKVIKPYLRTTPQPNK; encoded by the coding sequence ATGAGTTTACGATTAGGCGACGACGCGCCAAACTTTAAAGCCAAAACCAGCCAGGGCGAAATTGATTTTTACGAATTTTTAGGCGATAGCTGGGGTGTACTATTCAGTCACCCGGCCGATTATACGCCGGTTTGCACCACCGAACTGGGCCGTACCGCAGCCCTGAAAGAAGAATTTGCCAAACGCAATGTAAAAGTGGCGGCGCTGAGTGTAGACTCGGCAGAATCGCACCAGGGATGGATAAAGGATATCAACGAAACGCAAGACGTTGAGGTAACTTTCCCCATCATTGCCGACGAAGACCGCAAAATAGCCGAAGCATATGACATGATCCACCCTAACGCGTCGCTGAACGCTACGGTAAGGTCGCTGTTCATTATAGGCCCGGATAAAAAGATCAAACTGATCATCACTTACCCGGCATCAACCGGTCGTAATTTCAACGAGATATTAAGAGTGATTGATTCGCTGCAACTGACAGCTTACCATAGCGTAGCCACCCCGGCCGACTGGAAAGATGGCGAAGATGTAGTGGTATTGCCGTCTATTAAAACCGAAGATATACCGGCTAAGTTCCCTAAAGGGCATAAAGTAATAAAACCTTATTTAAGGACAACGCCGCAGCCAAATAAATAA
- the kduI gene encoding 5-dehydro-4-deoxy-D-glucuronate isomerase, whose translation MKVIQAVHPEDFKSYQTAKIRERFLLDGIVDPGKINLVYTHYDRMIVGGAMPMGTELSLGNYPNLRAEYFLERREIGIINVGGDGTVTADGTSYNVNKLDCLYIGKGTKDVKFASKSADAPAVFFILSSPAHMTYPTALMTNEDAVKVNAGSAETANKRTINKYIFLEGIRSCQLVMGLTILEPGSVWNTMPAHVHDRRMEAYFYFDVPQGNKVVHYMGEGDETRHIMMNNHEAVVSPPWSIHSGSATSNYKFIWGMCGENQDYTDMDPIAIPDLR comes from the coding sequence TTGAAAGTAATACAAGCTGTACATCCCGAAGATTTTAAATCGTACCAAACTGCCAAGATCCGCGAGCGTTTTTTGCTGGATGGCATTGTCGATCCGGGAAAAATTAACCTGGTTTACACCCATTACGACAGGATGATAGTAGGCGGCGCCATGCCGATGGGTACCGAACTTAGCCTGGGTAATTATCCTAACCTACGTGCCGAGTACTTTTTAGAGCGCCGCGAGATAGGCATTATCAACGTGGGCGGCGATGGTACAGTTACCGCCGATGGCACCAGCTACAATGTTAACAAGCTGGACTGCTTGTATATTGGTAAAGGTACTAAGGATGTGAAATTTGCCAGCAAAAGCGCTGACGCACCTGCGGTATTCTTTATCCTGTCATCACCGGCGCACATGACCTATCCAACCGCGCTAATGACCAACGAGGACGCAGTTAAAGTAAACGCGGGCTCAGCAGAAACGGCTAATAAGCGTACCATTAATAAATATATATTTTTAGAAGGTATACGCAGCTGTCAACTGGTAATGGGCTTAACTATTTTAGAACCAGGCAGCGTTTGGAACACCATGCCGGCCCACGTGCACGACAGGCGCATGGAAGCTTACTTCTATTTCGACGTACCGCAGGGCAATAAAGTAGTGCACTATATGGGCGAAGGCGACGAAACCCGCCACATTATGATGAACAATCACGAGGCGGTAGTATCACCACCGTGGAGCATCCACAGCGGCAGCGCTACCAGCAATTATAAATTTATTTGGGGTATGTGTGGTGAGAACCAGGATTACACTGATATGGATCCGATTGCGATACCTGACTTGCGATAA
- a CDS encoding trans-sulfuration enzyme family protein — translation MNISYILNELGEDRDTYFNAIAPPIVQSSNFTFNTVNAFRDALSDEYDANLYSRGNNPTINILRKKLAALDGAEDALVFGSGIAAIAIPVISLLQQGDHVVCVENPYSWTIKLFTKLLPRFGVTCTFINGTELQNFEDALQPNTKLIYLESPNTFSYELQDLAAIAQLAKSKGLLTMVDNSYCSPLYQQPIKLGIDLVAQSATKYIGGHSDVVAGVLTGSRALLKKIFELEYMNIGASMAPQSAWLLIRGLRTLPLRLQRSFESTKVITNWLQNHTAIDKVIWPFLPGFKQAELAQKQMQGCGGLFSFTLKDGSVQKIENFCNSLQHILMAVSWGGHESLVIPAIATIKAEDFDAGNIRHQLIRMYVGLEEPEYLIEDLEQALNKLA, via the coding sequence ATGAATATCTCCTACATACTAAACGAACTTGGCGAAGACCGTGACACGTATTTTAATGCCATAGCGCCGCCGATTGTACAGAGCAGCAACTTTACCTTCAATACGGTAAATGCTTTTCGCGATGCTTTAAGCGATGAGTATGATGCTAATTTATATTCGCGGGGTAACAACCCAACCATCAACATCCTGCGCAAAAAGCTGGCAGCACTGGATGGCGCCGAGGATGCCCTTGTTTTTGGCAGCGGCATTGCCGCGATAGCCATCCCGGTTATTTCGCTGCTGCAACAAGGCGACCATGTAGTTTGTGTAGAGAACCCTTATAGCTGGACCATTAAACTGTTCACCAAACTGCTGCCCCGCTTTGGCGTAACCTGCACGTTTATTAACGGTACGGAGCTGCAAAATTTTGAGGATGCCCTGCAACCCAACACCAAACTGATATACCTGGAAAGTCCGAACACTTTTAGTTACGAGTTGCAGGACCTGGCAGCCATCGCCCAGTTGGCCAAAAGTAAAGGGTTGTTGACGATGGTTGATAACAGTTACTGCTCACCTTTATACCAGCAACCTATTAAGCTGGGGATAGATCTGGTGGCGCAATCGGCTACCAAATACATTGGCGGGCATTCAGATGTGGTGGCAGGTGTGTTAACAGGCAGTCGCGCGCTATTGAAAAAGATATTCGAGCTGGAATACATGAACATTGGGGCCAGCATGGCGCCACAGTCGGCCTGGTTACTGATCCGGGGCTTGCGCACCCTGCCCCTGCGCTTGCAGCGTAGTTTTGAATCTACCAAAGTAATTACCAACTGGCTGCAAAACCACACGGCGATAGATAAAGTAATATGGCCCTTCCTGCCCGGATTTAAACAAGCCGAATTAGCGCAAAAACAAATGCAGGGATGCGGTGGACTGTTCAGTTTTACACTAAAGGACGGATCAGTGCAGAAGATAGAAAATTTCTGTAACAGCCTTCAACACATACTGATGGCGGTATCCTGGGGCGGGCACGAAAGCCTGGTTATCCCCGCCATTGCCACCATTAAGGCAGAAGACTTTGATGCCGGGAATATCCGCCATCAACTCATCCGCATGTACGTGGGATTGGAAGAACCGGAGTATTTGATAGAGGATTTGGAACAAGCGTTAAATAAGCTGGCTTAA
- a CDS encoding nucleotidyltransferase family protein, which translates to MDNIGIIILAAGSSSRMGQPKQLLKYKDTSLLRHAVETAQASRCKGPLLVVTGALHDELFKECAGLNIAVAHNTNWQQGMATSIHTGLRALTRTNPATTGALIMLCDQPLITTEHLNNLLDMFLHHRSQVIVATAFANVVGSPCIFSREVFETLYQLKGDKGARQIFDDPPQRLVTVPFKPAAIDVDTMEDYESLF; encoded by the coding sequence ATGGATAATATTGGTATCATTATTTTGGCTGCAGGCAGTTCAAGCCGTATGGGGCAGCCTAAGCAATTATTAAAATATAAAGATACGTCGCTGCTGCGCCACGCGGTGGAAACCGCGCAGGCATCGCGCTGCAAGGGGCCACTGCTGGTAGTTACCGGCGCCCTCCACGATGAATTGTTTAAAGAGTGTGCCGGTCTTAACATAGCGGTGGCGCATAATACTAACTGGCAGCAAGGCATGGCAACTTCCATTCATACAGGATTGCGGGCCTTAACGCGCACAAATCCGGCCACCACCGGCGCGTTAATTATGCTGTGCGACCAGCCCCTTATCACTACCGAGCACCTGAACAACCTGCTGGATATGTTTTTACACCACCGCAGCCAGGTAATTGTGGCTACGGCTTTTGCCAATGTGGTGGGCTCGCCCTGTATATTTAGTCGCGAAGTGTTTGAAACGCTTTACCAGTTGAAGGGTGATAAAGGCGCGCGGCAAATATTCGATGATCCACCACAGCGCCTGGTAACTGTACCGTTTAAACCGGCTGCTATTGATGTGGATACGATGGAGGATTACGAGAGTTTGTTTTAG
- a CDS encoding SDR family oxidoreductase yields MENNFSLAGKVIVVTGGTGILGKSFIDGIVAAGGAVGILGRNAEIAEQRAAEINKNGGRAIALVADVLNKDELMAAKEKVWAEFGRLDGLVNGAGGNMPEGAIQPDEDIFNMNLDGMKRVAELNLWGTIIPTQVFGELIARTGNGSIVNISSMNSKRAITKVLGYNMGKAGVDCYNQWFAVELANRYGDAIRMNALAPGFFLTEQNRNMHLKPDGSYSPRAESVIRQTPFKRFGKPEELIGALVWLLSDASAFVTGSMVCVDGGFSIFGGV; encoded by the coding sequence GTGGAAAATAACTTCTCATTAGCCGGTAAGGTAATTGTAGTGACCGGCGGTACCGGCATTTTAGGCAAATCGTTTATTGATGGTATTGTGGCGGCCGGTGGCGCTGTAGGCATACTAGGCCGTAATGCTGAGATTGCTGAGCAACGCGCGGCCGAGATCAATAAGAATGGCGGCAGGGCTATCGCCTTAGTTGCCGATGTGCTGAATAAGGACGAATTGATGGCCGCTAAAGAAAAAGTTTGGGCCGAATTTGGCCGGCTGGATGGTTTGGTGAATGGCGCTGGTGGTAATATGCCCGAAGGTGCGATACAGCCCGACGAGGATATATTTAACATGAACCTTGATGGGATGAAACGCGTAGCCGAACTTAACCTTTGGGGTACCATTATCCCTACGCAGGTTTTTGGTGAGCTGATTGCCCGTACCGGCAACGGCAGCATTGTGAATATTTCATCTATGAATTCCAAACGTGCTATTACTAAGGTATTGGGTTACAATATGGGTAAAGCCGGGGTTGATTGCTATAACCAGTGGTTTGCTGTTGAACTGGCTAACCGGTATGGCGATGCCATCCGTATGAACGCGCTGGCGCCTGGCTTTTTCCTAACCGAGCAAAACCGTAACATGCACCTGAAACCCGATGGCAGTTATTCGCCACGTGCCGAGTCTGTGATCAGGCAAACCCCATTCAAGCGTTTCGGCAAGCCTGAAGAGTTAATTGGCGCGCTGGTATGGTTACTGAGCGATGCATCGGCCTTTGTAACAGGATCGATGGTGTGTGTGGATGGCGGCTTCTCTATTTTCGGGGGAGTTTAG
- a CDS encoding XdhC family protein, whose product MSELQRLLAAYDTERRLVNPCALATVVEVNGSAYRRPGARMLVTNEGQLTGTVSGGCLEGDARRRAQQVILRGKPEIIVYDSTDIEDDLENGAQLGCQGEVSILMEPINFNDAYNPLELLRETFQLQQASVLATVLKSTSTTIAAPAERVLLLKDGSVKPGQMNPDFVKQQVLPDMHEILAVCSSVVHDYEYAGQSIRLFLELIKPAPILTIYGAGNDAQPLCRMAKSLGWRIMIMDGRPLLATSTRFPEAEKVTVARVGEMDKFVNTQGFAVLMSHNYYYDLAALEALSQQQKIAYIGILGPRKKTDRMLNELEQKGIDTATLNNRIHSPIGLDIGGENPEEIALSIMAELQAVRNGFKGGFLRDVDAPIHNRNPIINILSNG is encoded by the coding sequence ATGTCTGAACTACAACGCCTTTTAGCCGCTTATGATACCGAACGCCGGTTGGTCAACCCCTGCGCGCTGGCCACGGTGGTTGAGGTGAATGGTTCGGCTTATCGTCGCCCCGGGGCACGTATGCTGGTGACCAATGAAGGTCAGCTAACCGGCACCGTTAGCGGCGGTTGTTTGGAAGGCGATGCCCGCCGCCGGGCGCAACAGGTGATACTGCGTGGCAAACCCGAAATTATCGTTTACGATAGCACCGACATTGAAGATGACTTGGAAAATGGTGCGCAATTAGGCTGCCAGGGCGAGGTCTCTATTTTGATGGAACCAATTAACTTCAATGATGCTTATAATCCTTTAGAATTATTGCGGGAAACCTTTCAACTGCAACAGGCATCGGTACTGGCCACTGTTTTAAAAAGCACCAGCACAACTATAGCAGCGCCTGCTGAACGGGTTTTGTTGTTAAAAGATGGCTCAGTTAAACCGGGGCAAATGAATCCTGACTTTGTAAAGCAGCAAGTGCTGCCAGATATGCACGAGATACTTGCAGTATGTAGTTCTGTTGTTCATGATTATGAATATGCGGGTCAAAGCATCCGCCTGTTTTTGGAACTGATAAAACCCGCTCCCATACTCACTATTTATGGCGCAGGGAACGATGCACAACCCTTATGCCGCATGGCTAAAAGCTTAGGCTGGCGAATAATGATAATGGACGGCAGGCCACTATTAGCAACCAGCACCCGTTTCCCTGAAGCGGAAAAGGTGACTGTGGCACGCGTGGGGGAAATGGACAAGTTTGTAAACACCCAAGGCTTTGCTGTACTGATGAGTCATAATTATTACTACGACCTGGCCGCGCTGGAAGCCCTATCGCAACAGCAAAAAATAGCCTATATTGGCATACTTGGCCCGCGCAAAAAAACTGACCGTATGCTGAATGAACTGGAGCAAAAAGGCATTGACACTGCTACGTTGAACAACCGCATACACAGCCCTATTGGTCTGGATATTGGCGGCGAGAACCCTGAAGAAATAGCGCTATCCATCATGGCTGAATTACAGGCGGTCCGCAATGGCTTTAAAGGCGGCTTCCTGCGCGATGTTGACGCACCTATACATAACCGCAACCCTATTATTAACATATTGAGTAATGGATAA
- a CDS encoding transposase yields MPSYDYLHRAEFWLLITTLVYFLMNGAQIFETAVIIPRWTANAPASFSLLKGIDLKTFWIVMHSVHEITFMAAIYFCWDLGQVRNWLLLLFGIHFAVRVWTIVYFAPIIIRFQKNENLAATDEELQIIATRWRKLNYIRVGLFVAISIAMVFTYFLFMSIRY; encoded by the coding sequence ATGCCATCATACGATTACCTGCACCGCGCCGAGTTTTGGCTGCTGATCACCACGCTTGTTTATTTCCTGATGAACGGGGCACAAATTTTTGAAACCGCCGTAATTATTCCCCGGTGGACGGCTAACGCCCCCGCATCATTCAGCCTGTTGAAAGGCATCGATTTAAAAACTTTTTGGATAGTTATGCATTCTGTGCATGAAATCACCTTTATGGCGGCCATTTATTTTTGCTGGGATCTCGGCCAGGTGCGCAATTGGCTGCTATTGCTTTTTGGTATCCACTTTGCCGTGCGAGTATGGACAATAGTGTATTTCGCACCCATCATTATCAGATTTCAAAAAAATGAGAACCTTGCCGCAACTGATGAGGAATTACAAATTATTGCAACCCGTTGGCGTAAACTTAACTATATCAGGGTAGGGCTATTTGTGGCTATTTCAATAGCTATGGTATTTACTTACTTCCTTTTTATGAGTATAAGATATTAA
- a CDS encoding DUF4395 domain-containing protein, with protein sequence MSNLQCPVDFVTINENKARVNAFFVLALGVTFLLTNAWVIIAILAVDFLLRATSWGNYSPIGFLSDAVIKQLKIKHKPVDRAPKRFAVGVGFVFTAGILILLASQQNFAAQILTVVLIVFACLEAFGGLCVGCYVYTLGLLLIKKTSK encoded by the coding sequence ATGAGCAACCTGCAATGCCCGGTAGATTTTGTAACCATTAACGAAAATAAGGCCCGTGTTAATGCCTTTTTTGTGCTGGCCCTGGGGGTAACTTTTTTGCTGACCAACGCCTGGGTGATAATTGCTATACTGGCCGTTGATTTTTTATTGCGCGCCACCAGTTGGGGGAACTACAGTCCGATAGGGTTTTTAAGCGACGCAGTGATCAAACAACTGAAAATTAAGCATAAACCGGTTGACCGTGCCCCTAAACGATTTGCTGTGGGCGTTGGGTTTGTGTTTACGGCGGGCATATTAATATTGCTGGCATCACAACAAAATTTCGCGGCGCAAATACTAACTGTGGTACTTATTGTATTTGCATGCCTGGAAGCCTTCGGTGGGTTATGCGTGGGTTGTTATGTGTACACTTTAGGCTTATTACTGATTAAAAAAACAAGTAAATAA